The following nucleotide sequence is from Juglans microcarpa x Juglans regia isolate MS1-56 chromosome 6D, Jm3101_v1.0, whole genome shotgun sequence.
GATCTCTCATCATTTccttattagaaaaaaaaagcttaaactaatttaaacaaTGGAGCTATCATTCTAGATAATAgaaattttgggtaaaaaaggGTAGGAGGTAGGTAGAAATTAATAGGTACAAGTCTCATGTTCATAACTTTCAATTCACCAAACTATATGAAAGAGGTTAACCTACAAGGTATTCAACCATTTCATGGCTTATTATTTAAGATGATCAGTAAAAGCATGCATGGTGAGTTTAACatcttgtaattattttattttaatttatttttgttatcatACGTACCAGTCATAATGCTACTAGTAGCTAGGATTGGCAACCTCTATCTCCCGCTCCAAAATGCATCTTTCTCGAGATCGCTTTACCACcatctttctaaaataaaatttcacgtGCTTTAACCCAAATGCAAAATTCACCCCttatttattcataataattgATGTCCTCAGACAACTTTTTATCTAAtgagtttcattttttaatagtaataaaaaaatatttacaattttgtttgaataCATACACCCAACACAAGTTGAAGTAAGTTCTACAATGATACCAAATCAAATGAtaggatttaaattattttttttccataacaaataatctcaattattattccattttcaaaattttatttttttttattttttttttatttttgtcttttttgaaACTTGGCCAAAGAGTCTAATAGTGGTCCATTTCAATAGCAATAATTTCCTTTTGTTACGTCACTCCTACTCCCCACTGTTCTTGGATCTCATTCTCCTCGGCCATCGACATTAGCAGTCACGTTCATCCGTTTGTATGATGAGTTTTGTCAGGGCCCCCCCAAGTTTGGTTTTGTTAAGCTCAACATTAGACAAATCTGAATGCAATGTAAATGATCTATTGGgatattttccttttctagaTGAGATTTGAGTGGGCTCCATCTACTGAACTAACTAATTACAAAGTATTTTTAGAGTTATTTATCtaatgttttaactattttgtTTAGTTATTAGACTAAAGTTTTCCCTTAAATGATCTGAAGCATATTGTTGAATTGAGAAGCTGGAACAGTCGTACATGGCTACCCAGTTCAGGTAGTCCGAGTGACCGTTCGTCAAGACTGTTATTTTACAGCACGCCCGATGATCCACTCTTGCTGATCATTCGTCTTCCTCTCATCCCATTTAAAGGAGGCAAACAGCTTTTATTCTCCTAAAAAATCACACCTTTATCTTCGAAACTTCTCCAATCCCATCCAGCTGGTATATTGTAAAGCTGAACCTCTTTGAATATTGACTGTCTGAGAGAGGATGCATCAATTTCGTGGCAAATTCAAGGCTTTCATCAACAACAGATGGCTGGTGTTTGTGTGTGCAATGTGGGTTCAATCCTGTGCAGGGATTGGGTACTTGTTTGGCAGCATATCGCCAGTGATAAAGAGCGCCATGGGTTACAACCAGAGGCAGGTGGCCATACTGGGTGTGGCCAAGGATTTGGGTGATAGTATTGGGTTTGTGGCTGGAAGCTTGTCCGAGGTCTTGCCCATCTGGGTGATTTTGCTCATTGGGGTGGTGCAGAACTTTGTTGGGTATGGTTTGGTTTGGCTTGTCGTCGCGGGTATAGTGCCTTCTCTGCCATTGTGGGTGGTGAGTTTAATCAACTTCCTAGTTGTTCATTTCCCTTTTTGTCTGATTAGGCCTTTTTTCCTTGTTGAGCCTTAAGAAAtatttgatctctctctctctctctctctctctctctctctctctctctctctctctctctcgttggtAGAGATGGTCATGgtgatcatcttccaaacttggatattttttgtattagtTGGAAGATGTATACCCAAAATCCGAGTGTTCTGcaaccaaattttattttagtcctgtttcatcaaaattttgagaCGCTTGAAGTTTCCCAACTGAGCAGAGTGGCAGAAATATAATGAAATGGGACACAAAAGCGTAAAACTTTGGGAGCCTGATCTTTCTCATTCAGTTGCAGAACTGTTATTAGTCTCTTAGTACAATCCTTCTAATTGATCAGCATGCTTGATGGGTCCTTCCAGATTTGGTTTTGACTGATAATCGTTGTCAATATAACTTGCTTTAGCGACATTTTAATAGATAGTGAAATCGGCATAAAAAGCCTGCCATTGGCTTTGCTTGCAGAAAATGACTGCACACGAGCTTGAAATTCTAGCGTATACTGTCTTGATAAGCAACACAAGAGGTCCTGTATATGGTAGAAGGGTTTACATTTATAAAGAAATCATCAGTTGTTGCCTCTAGGTTAGATTAgcttatttctctttattccaGAAGTAGAACACACGAGCTTGAAGTTCTAGAGTATAATTTCTTCATCAGCAATACAAGAGTTCCTGTATTTGGTACAAGGGTTTGCGTTTATAAAGAAACCTTTTTGTTGTTGCCTGTAGGTTAGATTAGCCAATTTTCTTAATTTGCAACTGTAGACGTCCGGAAAGATGATAGACATGTTGAAAGAGGAGAGGGTTCTTCTAGTTCTTTTAAGTGCCTATTTGCTTGAAGCCCCGATAGTTTATGCCTGGTGTTGGGGATTGTTTATTTTAGCCTGAAATACATTTGAGTCTTTGACCACGGTTTTGTACatgtccttttcatttaacattttgaaaaaaataaatataaatatgggGCCTTTTCGTACAACAttcttaataaataaagataaatttttctttttattgggaGTTATACTTCTTGCTGCCATAGCCATTTCTCTTGAGATATATTCGAGACCTCAGACCATGTTGTTGAAGTTTGTTTATCACATTTTGGACTTTGGcacttcctccattttttttgtgACACCCAGGCATGTTGTGCAGTTGCAACATGGATATGTATCAGAGATGCTCATAAACCAATAGCATGAAGCACAGCAGAGACAGATGCATTTCAGAGTCCAGGAAGTGTATAAAGAGCCATGCACATTGATTATAGCTATGCTTTTTAGTTTTCCATCACAGATTGACAAACTATTTAGCATAAAGTGCTTAAAAAGTTGATTAGTTCATGTTAATTAGTAACTTCGTAGATTTTTTAAACTAGTTCAAGCATAAGTGTTAACCAGGTTTTAGTTTGCAGTTGTGCATTGCTATATTTGTGGGAACAAACGGTGAAACCTACTTCAACACAGCTGCTCTAGTTTCTTGTGTGCAAAACTTCCCCAAAAGCCGGGGTCCCATTGTGGGGATATTGAAGGGATTTGCTGGACTGAGTGGTGCAATTTTGACTCAGATTTATCTTATGATCAATTTCCCTGATCAATCGTCACTCATTTTCATGATTGCAGTCGGGCCATCAATAGTTGTTTTGGCCCTGATGTTCATTATTAGACCTGTGGGAGGTCACAAACAAGTTAGACCATCTGATGGTAGAAGCTTCTTATTTACCTATAGTCTTTGCCTCATTCTGGCTGGTTATTTGCTGGGAGTGTTGCTGCTTGAAGATCTGATCGACTTGAAGCAAACTGTTATCGTATTACTGGCAGTTCTCTTAATCATTTTGATACTGCTTCCTGTTATAATTCCTGTTCTAATGGTTTTCTTCTCAAAGTCGAGACCTCCAGCAGAAGAGAGCCTTCTCTCTGAGCCACAGAAACAAGAATCAGGTAACTCTGAGCAGGATGGAAATGAGGTTATTCTTAGTGAGGTTGAGGACGAGAAGTCTCCAGAAGTGGACTTGCTTCCAGCATCAGAAAGGCAAAAACGAATTGCTCATTTGCAAGTTAAACTGTTTCAAGCAGCTGCAGAAGGAGCCGTTAGAATCAAGCGGAGAAAAGGCCCACGTAGAGGAGAGGATTTCACCTTATTGCAGGCATTAAAAAAAGCAGATTTTTTGcttatcttcttctcccttGTACTGGCTTCTGGAACTGGTTTGACAGTTATTGATAACTTGGGTCAGATTTGTCAATCACTGGGATATACCAATTCAGGTATATACGTATCCATGATCAGCATTTGGAACTTTCTTGGCCGTGTTGGTGGTGGCTACTTCTCTGAGCTTGTTGTAAGgtacaatataattatttaaattaaaatcacaactttgatattttgtttcagCCATTACCAGCACACAATTTTCCTAATCCTCATTTTCACTGGTTATTTTACCAGAAAGTTTGCATATCCTAGACCAGTGACAATGGCTGTGGCTCAGGTTGTCATGGCAATTGGACTTTTCTACTATTCCATGGGATGGCCTGGGCAAATTTATGTTGTCACCGTGTTGATAGGGCTTGGGTATGGTGCCCACTGGGCAATTGTGCCAGCCTCAGCTTCTGAGCTATTTGGACTGAAGAGTTTCGGTGCGTTGTATAACTTTCTTACACTTGCCAGTACAGCAGGTTCTCTAATATTCTCAGGTGTCATTGCTAGTGGTATATACGACTACTACGCAGAGCAGCAAGCTGCCGTCTCTCAGCAAATATCCACAGCCATGCTTGCAGTACCTCTTCAGGATGACGACGTACTTACTTGTGAGGGTTCCATATGCTATTCCATCACGTTTGGGATCTTGTCTGGACTTTGCATTGTTGCAACAGCCTTGAGCATGATTGTTGTTTATCGTACAAAGAGTGTTTATGCCCAACTCTATGGAAACTCTCGCACTTGAGTCGCAAGAAGAGGAAACCCATTAGTGCGAGAAGGGTGCCAAGAATTCTGCATTCTTACCATATGGCTGAAAATCTTTTAAGTGGAAAGTGTAGAGCAGAAAATATTAGCAGTGCATGGTTACACATAAGCTGGGGACGAGCAATCAAGCAAGTTCTACTGCTAACTATCGTCTGTTAATTATGGGAACCAAGACCTGCATAGGTTTTCTGCTTGGAATGTTGGTTGAAGTACGTGCTTGTTTTGGGcatataattatcataaataattctTGTACttgtaaaatacaattttttctttcattatctgTTGGATGATCCCTCTCTTTCCATCTGTTTTTCcctatttttgaaaataaagtacAATTTTGTTGATTCAcctatattttcttctctcttacTCTAAAGTGAATCATTATTTCCGATCTGGAAAATATGAGGCTGACAACTTGCTGTACAGAAAACCAAATTCCCTTGAATATATGTGCAGAACAAATAAAAGGAGAACAATCTAATTTGTGACTCAGGCAGTCGGGCATATTGTGCTGCAAGTTTGCTGTTTCCATCATCTTCATTCATGGGCCATCTTGTTTAGCCGATTAACACACAAAAGTGCCTTACCAAGTCATCAGTCAGGAAGATGCTCTAGTTCCTTCACAGGAATGGATAACATTGCGCATTCCAGTCTTCGACTCGTGATGCGGCCGGCAAACAACACGAAACAGTAAGATCCAGTGGGTCTACACAATGTTACTGTCCATTTCTGCATGCTAAGCTGGACCGTCTAGACAGCTAAGCTTGTTATTTTTTGCAAATAAGAGTTTTACTCGCTTATTGATGATTTCATTGGAGAAAGTCAAAAGGGTCAGGCCCATATCATTCTTTCTCAACATACGAAAGGCACCTTGCTAGTATCAATCTTACACGCAGAGTATCTTTTGTGTGATTTTCTGGTATTTAACTGTGCATACTTCCCTGCACTTCTACTCGGGGGAGTGAATACAGTTTGAACTTGGAACACTTAACCGGATCTCGGTTAGGGAAGGTAAGTCTTGTAGTCCTGGTCCCACTTAAGAATTCTCGTGATCCTTTTTACTAGGAAATAATGCAAATACATCCTTTCTCTaagattttctttaaaaaaaatggattttgcAAGAGGAGAAGCAAATTGCAATTAGGCTTGTATTCTTGTCCATTATGGTCAAATATAGACATATTTAGAGGATTGCATTCATGTAGTCTAATCCTAAAGTTTGGAAATACAACTCTTATTAGGAATTTACCcaaacaataacaaattttcTTAGATAATAAGGTAATTACAGTAGAGGTTTTATATTTCCAGAGATGAATGGACCATATTAAGTCTAAACCAtattgagaatgaaaagaaaaggaattatATGTTGTTGATGAAAGATTTTAGACACGACAATCAATGATAACCGGACCACTTGTatggaaggaaaatgaaaattattcagTCATaagcaaaaaaatttaaaataaataaataaataaaagagactATTCCGATGTGGTTCAGTATTATGACTTGCATGCATAAGAGGTGTGCCATGTTTTTGGGTGAGTGTTGCAAGTGAATATTAAGCTTCAATCATGTGTAATTGACATATTTTCCATCCaatcaatcaaaaaaaaaaaaaaaattttgagatattttctaattattggaatagataattaaaaatgatttctttttaaCAATCCAAAAGCATACATGCATTATCAGTTCTTACAAAATTAAAGCTTTAAAATACAGGTCCCTTGAAATTCTCCACTCATGCAAATT
It contains:
- the LOC121235038 gene encoding protein NUCLEAR FUSION DEFECTIVE 4-like isoform X2, giving the protein MHQFRGKFKAFINNRWLVFVCAMWVQSCAGIGYLFGSISPVIKSAMGYNQRQVAILGVAKDLGDSIGFVAGSLSEVLPIWVILLIGVVQNFVGYGLVWLVVAGIVPSLPLWVLCIAIFVGTNGETYFNTAALVSCVQNFPKSRGPIVGILKGFAGLSGAILTQIYLMINFPDQSSLIFMIAVGPSIVVLALMFIIRPVGGHKQVRPSDGRSFLFTYSLCLILAGYLLGVLLLEDLIDLKQTVIVLLAVLLIILILLPVIIPVLMVFFSKSRPPAEESLLSEPQKQESGNSEQDGNEVILSEVEDEKSPEVDLLPASERQKRIAHLQVKLFQAAAEGAVRIKRRKGPRRGEDFTLLQALKKADFLLIFFSLVLASGTGLTVIDNLGQICQSLGYTNSGIYVSMISIWNFLGRVGGGYFSELVVRLSWQLDFSTIPWDGLGKFMLSPC
- the LOC121235038 gene encoding protein NUCLEAR FUSION DEFECTIVE 4-like isoform X1 translates to MHQFRGKFKAFINNRWLVFVCAMWVQSCAGIGYLFGSISPVIKSAMGYNQRQVAILGVAKDLGDSIGFVAGSLSEVLPIWVILLIGVVQNFVGYGLVWLVVAGIVPSLPLWVLCIAIFVGTNGETYFNTAALVSCVQNFPKSRGPIVGILKGFAGLSGAILTQIYLMINFPDQSSLIFMIAVGPSIVVLALMFIIRPVGGHKQVRPSDGRSFLFTYSLCLILAGYLLGVLLLEDLIDLKQTVIVLLAVLLIILILLPVIIPVLMVFFSKSRPPAEESLLSEPQKQESGNSEQDGNEVILSEVEDEKSPEVDLLPASERQKRIAHLQVKLFQAAAEGAVRIKRRKGPRRGEDFTLLQALKKADFLLIFFSLVLASGTGLTVIDNLGQICQSLGYTNSGIYVSMISIWNFLGRVGGGYFSELVVRKFAYPRPVTMAVAQVVMAIGLFYYSMGWPGQIYVVTVLIGLGYGAHWAIVPASASELFGLKSFGALYNFLTLASTAGSLIFSGVIASGIYDYYAEQQAAVSQQISTAMLAVPLQDDDVLTCEGSICYSITFGILSGLCIVATALSMIVVYRTKSVYAQLYGNSRT